ATATCGTTTTCTTTTCGAATCTTTCTCCATTGAACCAATTACCACCTACAAGTTTAACAATCTGACTATTAGTATTCTTTCTTGCGTAGTGAGCGGTAGTATCCGTTTTTTGAGAATTACAAGAAAAACCTAAAAATACAATTAAAACAAGTGTACATATTTTTTTCATCCTTTATGAGATCTAATTTTACTATAAAGTAATTGTATACAAATACGATATGAAAAATTAATCGCCAGGCGGAAAACAATAATAGACAGAACGTAATATATAATAGATTAGGCTTTTCTAAAAATCTTAGTAAATAGCATTTTAAAATCAAACTCGGCCTTTTCTATACGACGATGGTGTTATTCCTTCAAATTTCTTAAATGCGCCATTAAAAGAGGAAAGGCTGCTAAAACCTGTATCAAAAGCAATTGATGAAATGGTATATTTATCGCTTTCTGTATCTGAAAGCATTCTCTTTGCATCTTGAATTCGATAATAATTTATAAAATCATTAAAATTTCGCTTGGCATATTGATTAATAACCGATGATGTTAGTTGTGTGGTTTTTCCTATCATGGTACTCAGTTTTGCTAGAGATACATCTGGTTCAAGATACAATTTAGTATCAATAACCAGTTTTGAAATCTCATCAAATAAGAGGTTATTGTTGTTTGCCTTAAATACATCACCATCCAGATCTGTTACTTTAAGCTGGAATGCCTTATAGCTTAAAAAATAGATAATTACAGAATATAATATTGGGCCTACAATATAAGGTACGGTTTCATCTAATATGTTTAGAACATAAGATCCCCAGATGACCACAAAACCAATAATTAAGAGATGTAACCAATTTAATATTGCGCTACGAGATTTTGTTTGTTGCTCTTGCTTATAATATTTCTTTGCACGTTTTAAGATTCTCCAGGATAAAACTATATAAAAAGCGAAATGCAGATATATAAAAACAAGACCACTCGAAAAAATGATAATAACCAGCTTACTATTTTCGTACCACTCCTTGGTTACAAAAAGACTAGCGATAAAAATCAAAACAAATGGAATGAATTCTGAAATGTAATACTTGGGTAATTTAAAATTAGGACGTGTCATTCCTAAAACATACCACCTTAAAAGCGGTCCGATTAGTAAAAGAAATGCCAATCCTATAAAAATAAATATCGGTTCCAGACCATCTCCAAAATTTAACATAACCGATTTACCTATTCTAAATGCCATACATACAAGAATCAATCCCAGCAAAAGGTTGCTCTGTGTCTTTTTCTTTTTGAAGACAGTTAAGTAGAAGGCAAATAATACTCCATGCAAAAGCCCTGCACTACTAACAATAATAAGTAATATATCTAAAAAACTCAATAGATCTTTTTTTCCAAATGTAGGGATATTTAAAATTCAAAGAAAGTACAAATTAGTATTGATTTGTACTTTCTACCTGAGATAGATGCAGCGCATGCTATATATTTCTATATGTTTTTGGATTCGCTTTTTGCATATGATGTTAAACTAACAAGATTAAAAAACCGTCCAATACTACCTCTCATAATTGCAACGGCACCATGTACCGCTATAAGTTCTCTGGCCAAAGGTTTATTTTCGACAGTTGATATCTGCTTAATTACTTCTTTGGCTTTCTGAGTCCCCCCTTCTTCATAAGCTATTAATACCTTCATTGCATTTTCTTCGGCTGTGATTTTTCTATGTTTTGGTGTATATCCCAATGCCGAAATCATCGTTTCGGCTAGTCCCCATGTTGACCAAGGATTTTGGCCTGTCACTAAGTTTTGATCACGGCTAATATGCTCTAAGTACATAGCTCCTTTACTAAAACGTGCACCCTGAGCTGTTAATTTATCTTGTAAAAAAAAGGGAAATATAGTCTCAGCATCAGGAATGAGTAGTAATTCCTCATCATTGGTAAAGCTACTCACTTTTTTGTTTTCCAGTAGCGGGCGGCCAGTATCGAGAGTTACATTTACCAAAGCTGCCGGACCATGACATACCGCTCCTATAACCTTATTTGATTGATATAAATGACGTACAATATTTTGAATAGCCTTGTTTTCTGGGAAATCAAACATTGCTCCTTTTCCTCCTGCAAAAAATACGGCCTCATACGCTTCTGGGTTAATATCTTTTACCATTATGGTATGTTTTACTTTATGTTGAGCAATGCTATCGTTTAAAAATGCAAAATCATACTTTCCCATATCATCATCATCAATCACAACTGGTGGTTCCCCTCCTAACGGACTTGCAATATCAACTTCAAAGCCATTAGCCATAAATACATAATATGCACGCGATAATTCGGTTAACTCATATCCTGTACTTTTATCGGTGCTCCCCATAGTAGCTGTGCTTGTTACTATAGCTAAGATTTTTCCTCGTGAGGGTTGGATGTCTTCAGATAAATATGGCAAATCAAATGTTTGTGTAGTAGATACATCTGGACCTATTTCTTCTGATGAGGGTAATAAACTTATAAACCACCAGCCAAAAATAAAAAGTAAGACGATTACACTACCAAGGACAGTTAGGCTCCATTTAAGGATTGGATATTTTTTAAACATAATATGATTTTTAGAATTACAGTGCGAAGTAATACCAAAATCATTGTATAAACTGTCGAAATGATAATTCCGTCAGATTAAATTATGTTTTGAACACCTTATGTAGTAACTAGGTAAGTAAAAAAGAGACCATCTATAAAGATGATCTCTTTTGAATATTCTAAAATAAATTCGATTAGAATTTTAATATCATAATTAGAGAAAAGTTAGCATATATAATGACCGCTCCAAGGTATATAACAACATACCTTAACACCATCTACATATATAAATGAGCCATCTCCACCACATGGACGACTTGGGCCTGCGCCTCCGTCAATACTTTTTTGTTCATTTTTAGATAACTCTTTAGATCCTGTTACATTTAAAAGTGCTTTTTTCATAATTCAGAATTTTAGGTTTTGAGAATATTTTTTAAATAGAAATCTATATAAATTTAATGTTTTTTATATGGTATTCAATCACGTTAATCAAATTTCTTGATTTATTCTACAAGTATTCTCCTACTCTATTATCTCTTTTACAAGGGCAGGAACCTTATTATCATTATGGGTTCTTGAATATTAAATCATACAAAACAAGATAAGATCACAATTAAAAGAGTCTATCATTAAACTGATAGGCCCTTTTACAGATAGAATTGGCTAATTCATTACCATATACAATTGATATGGTATTACTGTTACACTGCATTATGCTTCTTACTAATATGAGGTTTTTATTTTGCTAGTAATTCTCTTTTAAACCCGTTATTAAATTTGACATTTGTAGTGGTTTGTTCATACAATACTTTACCTTTAATATTACCGTCCCAATCTGCTGGAATTACTTTTCGCTTTGCCATAAAAGTATATCCGTTCACGGTTTCATATTCTATTTCCATAAGAGATATTCCTAATGCACTTCCTTTTACAGTAAACAAAAATCTATCTACAAGAAAAGTAGTTGGATTAATATACAGTACAAAATCATCTTGAACATCCCCTACTCCTTTTTCAAAACCTATTTTTATTATTTTGTAGTTGATCTTGTTATGTATTCTATCAGGCAGCTGCGTATAAACAATACCTTTATCTAATAACTTGGGCATCATGGTAAACCAATAATAATTGGCCCTACGCAAAAAATCAGAACTTAGCAATGCCCGTTTATCTGTCATCTTAGTATTTTCTAAAGCTATCCACGAATTACCAGTACTTTCATAATATTGAGTAACCGTTCCTCCCTTCTTAGGAAGTACAAATACATTATGCGTCTTATATTGTCCCCACGACACTTCTCCATCAAAAATATAACGCTCTATAGAAATATCACTTTTTTTAGTCTTTGGACTATAAAAATCATAGGTAAACTCAACGTCTTTTAATTTCTTAAGTAGTTCATAATTTCCTGTTTTAGCAACCATTTTTTCTATTAGCGCTTTAGCAGAATCACTACTTGATAATTCCTTTTTTTGGGCAAAGGTTATGTTAGCCAGTATACAGGCTATGCATGTAATGTATATTTTCAATTTCATAATCTTGTAATTTTATAAGAATTTATCGGCTTTTTCATTTTTGTCACGTTTTTTACGTTTTAGTCTTTTGTTTTTTCCTCCGCCAAAACGGTAAGACAGTCCAAAATAAACAGATTGGCTATCACGCCTAAATTCACCATCCTGAATAATAGTTCTATAGGCTTCAAAAGCAAATCTTTGCGTTCTAAAAATGTCATTAAAATTAACACTAAAAGTTCCTTTCCCTTTGGCAAAATTGTAACGTGCACCTGCATTTACGAAAACATTATCCTTTAATTCGTACTGTAATATTTTTTGCGGACCACTATAAAAAGTAAAGATTTGGAATGTTAAGTTTTTAGAAGCTTTAAAACTATTATTAATCTTTGCATTTAATAAAGTGTTATTAACCTTTACATTTTGACCTTCAATAACTCCTTTTTGTGTTCTGGTGTACACATCAAAGTTTGCATTAAAATTCCACCATTTTGTTGGTCGGTAACTTGCAGAAAATTCAACTCCATAAGCATCATTACTATCAAAATTTGCATAATCAAGAATGAGTAGTGTTGGATTGTTTTGATCAAAATAGCCTATTCTATTAATTTCATCTTCAATTTTTCTATAAAAACCACCAAATGTTATATTACCTTTATTTATTTTTCTGTTATAATTGAGTTCGACCGAATTAGTAAACTGCGGCCTTAAGTTTGGATTACCAACGATAATAATCTGGGGAGTACTAATCCGTCGTATAGGATTAATCTGGTTTAGTGATGGCCTATCAATTCGTCTACTAAAACTTAATTGATACGAGTTTTTCTGCTCTTCGTCGGGTGTGTATTTTAAAAACCCAGAAGGAAATACATTAAAAAGATGATCTTTAAAACTATCCTGTGGTTCCTCTACTTCATTAAATTGAGTCGTTACGCTATAATCTTCTAATCGAACCCCTACATTATATTGCCATTTATTAAAATTTTGACTAAACGTTGTATAAAATGAATAGATATCTCTATCATAAGAAAAAGTTGAATTTCTAAAATCAATACGACTCGTTTCATAAGAGTTATCGGTACGTCGCAGACGTGTTTCTACTCCAATTTCTACGATTGATTTCTCACTAAGAGGATTTACATAATCAAGATTTACTATCGTATTTGTTCGTTTATCATCAACAACTTCGGTATAATTGTTCACAGGTGAATTTCCTGCAAACTTAAAATCATTAGCAATATCACTTTGTAGCGTATTATAGTCTAATTCGAGTTCTATAGTATGTCCTTCTTTTGCAAACGAATGTAGAAAATCAACATTATAAGTAGAATTTATATTATCTCTTGTTATAGCATCAAATTGCGCAAAATTTGAAGGAGTATCATTAAAAAAAGTAAGTGTTTTTTTACCTTCAGTATCTGCATTAAACAAATTTTGATTGGTATATACAGAAAATGTGTTTCTCTCATTGATGTAATAATCGACACCCGCTTTAAATAGATGTGACGTACGACCATTATAATTTTTGGTTAATTGATTCGTTTGCTCTACCGTCCTAGTGACTGTACCATCTGTTACTTGCTCACCAAAACGATTGCCATAACTACCATAAAAATTAGTTTTCCCTGTTCTATAATTCAGACTTAATGAATTGTTGAATCGTGCTTTTTCTCCAAAAGTTACTCCAGAACTTATTGATCCGTTAAACCCTAAACGGGTGCTCTTTTTTAGGATGATATTAATAATTCCACTCATACCTTCGGGATTGTATTTTGATGAAGGATTAGTAATCAATTCTATGGTTTTAATTGATGTAGATGGTATCTGTTGTAATAGATCTGTAGTGCTAATATTGGTTGGTTTTCCATCAACCAGAATACGAACATTCTCATTTCCACGAAGAGAGATTTCACCATCCTGATTAACACTTACCGAAGGAATATTGCTCATGATATCACTAGCCGAAGCACCGGCAGTAGTTAAATCTTTTCCTACATTAATTACCTTTCTATCAATCTTTTGTTCAATAGTTGAACGTTCGGCTGTAATTTCGACTCCCTCAAGAGCGACAGCTTCTTCTTCTATTAAAATGGTCCCAAAATCGATTTTATTGTTTGATTTGGTGATTGTAACACCCTTTGTAACTGTTTTGAACCCAATAAACTGAACTTCAAAATCATATGCTCCAAAAGGAATTTTATCTACAAAAAATACTCCCTTGTCATTTGTAATCCCACCAGTTGTGATCTTATCTCCAGATTTAACAATTACGTTCACATAAGGTATAGGTTCTTGTGTATTTTGATCTAATATTTCTCCCGTAACTGTACCTGATTGTCCATACATACCTATAGAAATAAGGAAAAGGAATATAAATGCATGCTTTTTATTCTTTAAAAGGTAAAGTAACATTGTTTTCATAAAGTTCATTCTCAAAAAAATTATGGTTTAAGCGGCTAAATTATAAGAAGAGTAAACCCGTATAAAAAAAGCAGACAGAAGCAGTATAAGCGATGCTATAGATTAGGTTACAGCCGATATATGATTTTGTCTACGGTAAATAGATTTTCGGCACCACAAACCTGCAGTTTGGTGTCCTATACTAACTTGGGTTCTTTAAATTTGTACCTTTACAATCAATAGAAATAGAAAACGATATGCTACATAAAATCCAAAGCTTT
This region of Aquimarina spinulae genomic DNA includes:
- a CDS encoding type 1 glutamine amidotransferase domain-containing protein; this encodes MFKKYPILKWSLTVLGSVIVLLFIFGWWFISLLPSSEEIGPDVSTTQTFDLPYLSEDIQPSRGKILAIVTSTATMGSTDKSTGYELTELSRAYYVFMANGFEVDIASPLGGEPPVVIDDDDMGKYDFAFLNDSIAQHKVKHTIMVKDINPEAYEAVFFAGGKGAMFDFPENKAIQNIVRHLYQSNKVIGAVCHGPAALVNVTLDTGRPLLENKKVSSFTNDEELLLIPDAETIFPFFLQDKLTAQGARFSKGAMYLEHISRDQNLVTGQNPWSTWGLAETMISALGYTPKHRKITAEENAMKVLIAYEEGGTQKAKEVIKQISTVENKPLARELIAVHGAVAIMRGSIGRFFNLVSLTSYAKSESKNI
- a CDS encoding helix-turn-helix domain-containing protein, whose protein sequence is MSFLDILLIIVSSAGLLHGVLFAFYLTVFKKKKTQSNLLLGLILVCMAFRIGKSVMLNFGDGLEPIFIFIGLAFLLLIGPLLRWYVLGMTRPNFKLPKYYISEFIPFVLIFIASLFVTKEWYENSKLVIIIFSSGLVFIYLHFAFYIVLSWRILKRAKKYYKQEQQTKSRSAILNWLHLLIIGFVVIWGSYVLNILDETVPYIVGPILYSVIIYFLSYKAFQLKVTDLDGDVFKANNNNLLFDEISKLVIDTKLYLEPDVSLAKLSTMIGKTTQLTSSVINQYAKRNFNDFINYYRIQDAKRMLSDTESDKYTISSIAFDTGFSSLSSFNGAFKKFEGITPSSYRKGRV
- a CDS encoding TonB-dependent receptor domain-containing protein, which produces MKTMLLYLLKNKKHAFIFLFLISIGMYGQSGTVTGEILDQNTQEPIPYVNVIVKSGDKITTGGITNDKGVFFVDKIPFGAYDFEVQFIGFKTVTKGVTITKSNNKIDFGTILIEEEAVALEGVEITAERSTIEQKIDRKVINVGKDLTTAGASASDIMSNIPSVSVNQDGEISLRGNENVRILVDGKPTNISTTDLLQQIPSTSIKTIELITNPSSKYNPEGMSGIINIILKKSTRLGFNGSISSGVTFGEKARFNNSLSLNYRTGKTNFYGSYGNRFGEQVTDGTVTRTVEQTNQLTKNYNGRTSHLFKAGVDYYINERNTFSVYTNQNLFNADTEGKKTLTFFNDTPSNFAQFDAITRDNINSTYNVDFLHSFAKEGHTIELELDYNTLQSDIANDFKFAGNSPVNNYTEVVDDKRTNTIVNLDYVNPLSEKSIVEIGVETRLRRTDNSYETSRIDFRNSTFSYDRDIYSFYTTFSQNFNKWQYNVGVRLEDYSVTTQFNEVEEPQDSFKDHLFNVFPSGFLKYTPDEEQKNSYQLSFSRRIDRPSLNQINPIRRISTPQIIIVGNPNLRPQFTNSVELNYNRKINKGNITFGGFYRKIEDEINRIGYFDQNNPTLLILDYANFDSNDAYGVEFSASYRPTKWWNFNANFDVYTRTQKGVIEGQNVKVNNTLLNAKINNSFKASKNLTFQIFTFYSGPQKILQYELKDNVFVNAGARYNFAKGKGTFSVNFNDIFRTQRFAFEAYRTIIQDGEFRRDSQSVYFGLSYRFGGGKNKRLKRKKRDKNEKADKFL
- a CDS encoding DUF6503 family protein, which codes for MKLKIYITCIACILANITFAQKKELSSSDSAKALIEKMVAKTGNYELLKKLKDVEFTYDFYSPKTKKSDISIERYIFDGEVSWGQYKTHNVFVLPKKGGTVTQYYESTGNSWIALENTKMTDKRALLSSDFLRRANYYWFTMMPKLLDKGIVYTQLPDRIHNKINYKIIKIGFEKGVGDVQDDFVLYINPTTFLVDRFLFTVKGSALGISLMEIEYETVNGYTFMAKRKVIPADWDGNIKGKVLYEQTTTNVKFNNGFKRELLAK